The sequence GCGGTCGTTTGGGAGGCTTCAATCTGCTCCACGTCGCGCAGCGAGTTGACAGCAGCAGCGGCGATGAAAAGGATGGGCAGCACTTCAATATCCTGAATCTGAGATACCGCCGTGCGCGCGGCGCTGGCAACCAGCAGGCCATGCGCGGCGCGCGTGACGGCGGCTGCATCACTCTCAGGGGTATTCAAGAAGCGGCGCGCGGCGGCCAGCACAATGGCTGAGCCAACCGCATGCCCCCTGGCGCCATCCTTCAGGGCTGTCAGGACTGCTGCCCAGGTTTCCTCAAGTGTGCCTTGCAGGATGGACCGAAGTATCTCTGGCCCGGCGGCTGCATCGTTGGCCGGGGCCAGGCGCGTGCGCAGGGGCTTCAAATCGTGGGCTGGATGACTCAGGAAGGCATGGGCTTCGGCCAGGAAAGGGGCATCGGGGAGCGTGCTTGCCAGGTGCGGAGCCAGCCAGGATATAAATGGCGGCAGCTTATCGGCCCAACCGGCCATATCAAGAACCTGGCTGGAGCGATGGGTGAAGATCAAGATGTGGCCGTCAGCAGTATAGTGTTCGGTGATGGCGCGGTAAACGTTCGTCAGATAGGAGCGATAATCGGTGCCGGTAGCATAATAACCTAACAGAAGCTGCATCGTTTTATGAGCCTGTCCGGCGCATACCGCTTCACGCAGCGCGCCATCCATGCCCTGGGGATGGGTAATATTGGCGGGAAAGAGTGGCTCTGGCAGCGCCGGTTGAGTCCGTTCTCCGGCCTTGACGGCGGGAGCAGCGAAGGACAACGCCTGCGTCAATGGCAATGCAGGGCCAAGCACGCGGCGCTCTTCATCATCTGCTTCGCCGCTGGCCGGGATGTAACGCATCCAATCGGCAATATGCCCGGCAGCGGCAAGCGTGCAGAGTTGATGGCCTTCTGTATCGCCCCAGGCGGCAGGAACGCCCGCGTTCCCGATGATGAAGAAGGGTGAGACTTTTCTACGCAGCAGGTGGACAACCTCCCGCGCAATATGGTCGGCTCTGGCGCTGGCAACCGCATCAATCAATGGCGCGTAATCGGTGGTATGTTTCACAGACACTGGAACAATCTACCTCCATTATGAGAATAACCCTGTGTTCAAATATCAGGCATCGGTGGTGAGCGCACGAATATCGCGTTCAATCTGCGGGATTTCAGCATATTGCTCATAGAGCAGTTTATTAGCGCGTTCCAGGTACAGCTTTGCCAGCTTCAAGCCTCGTTCGTTCGGCTCCAGAGCAGCCTTAATGAGTTCGCTTGCCTTGTATTTTTCGGGGAGCGGCTCGGCAGTGCGCCGGAGCTTTTGCTCGGTTTCGCGCAGTAAGCGCGCGTCTTTTCCTTCCAATGCGTAGCGGGCTGTGCCGATGAGCTTTGCCAGTTCCTCCAGCCGGTCCCGCTCGGAAAGGCCGCCGCTCAACAGCGCCTCCACATCCAGATCGTCGAGCGGCATATCTCTGATCTGCTCGCGGTGAGGTGCTGATTCCAATTGAGCGAGCGAAGCATTGGCGTAGTTCATATACAAACTGGCGTAGGCTTCGCCTGCTTCGGCAGGCAAAGTGAAGCGGGTGGTTTCATCATCGGGGCTGACGCTGGAGCTGATCTCACAGAGATCGTCACCACGCAGCTCAGCGAGACGCTCTAGCTGGTCCAGACTGTCGGTCTCCTCCAGCATCGGGGGGATAGGCACATAATTCAAGCCCGCAGCTTCGCGTAAGCCTTCTGCGGGCATCTGGGCAGCCAGGATGGGTGGGATGAACTTCCCAATGGAAAACCGAATAGGGAGCACGATACAATAGACGGCAAGCACGCGCTGCGGGTTGGCGCTGCTGCGAGCAAACAGGATTGCGTGACCCCTGGGCGCCTGGGCGTCCCCTTGCAAGAAGCGCAGTTGCATGGTGTTACCCTCCAGGGGGGCGCAGGTTTGATGGTAATGGTCCTCTGCCATGCCCCCCGATCTGCCTGGGAGAACCTGAGAAATGCGCTGGCGTAGTGATGCCAGTTGTCATGAATTTTTCTCTCGTGCGTTGCTCTGCTTTGGAAAGAAACTCTCCTCTCAAGCCTATGATACGGCGGCTGGAGCAGAGATGCAACCTTGTAGACAAGGAGGCGCGATGTTTGGTTCTGGCGCGCGCCCTTAACGCGCCAGAAACGCTTATTTGAGCCGCTTGCGCAGGTCGCTAATTCTTCGAGCCAGGCTTTTATTTTGTTCCTGCTGCTCTTTGGTCAGGTTGCTGCCTTTCGTCGTAATATGCTCTTCAAATATTTTTAGTTGTGCGGCCAGTTCAGCGGCGCCTGCCCGCGAGGCAAACGACTCTGCCAGCGCGCGGGCGCGTTCATCTCTGCCTGTGCGCAGGTTGCTCAATATCGTATCGCTGTAAAGATTGAGCCAACGTCGCAAGAAGGCGGCCCGATCATCCGCCAAGGCTAAATGCGGCATGGTGCGCTCGATTCGATCAATGGCCGCATCGAAGGCGGGCGTGGATTCCTCCACCTGCTGCTGAGCGACCAGAACGCTGGCATGCCCATAGAGAGCCTGGGCTTCTCCAAGCGGTTGTTCGGCGGCGCGATAGAGTTCTGCCGCTTCGGCAAAGGCTTGCAAAGCGGGGCCATAGTTGCTCAGCCCACGCTGCGCCAGACCGATACCGATCAAGGCGCCTCCGTGAGCGTCGGCATCGCCAACATCTCGGAAGCGCGGCAGCATCTCCTGGAAGCGCTCCAGCGCCTCGTCCCAGAGTTCGCGGCGCAGCATGACGCTGGCGAGGCCCGTGTTCGCCAGTCCTTCACTGATACGTTCTTCTGCGGCGCGGGCCACCGTTCCAGCCTCATGATAGTGCGCTGCGGCGGCCTCGATCTGGTCCTGTTCAAGCTCGACCTGCGCCAGATCCAACAACGCCTCGGCCTCCACCGCCGACGCGATGACTTTCTGCGCGGCCAGGCGAGTAGTTGTAAAAGCGGCTGCCGCTTCCTGAAGGCGTCCTCTACTCATCAGGATTTCGGCCTGAAGCAAGAGCGCCTGCGCCCAACTCACCTGGCCGCTGCTGCTTGCCAGCCGCTCAACGAGCTTGTTAGCCTGGGCAGCGGCCTCGTCCAGATGGGCGCGCTCCATTTCCAGACGCGCCAGGCCAAGCTGAGCCTCAGCCTGGCCCAGCAGGTATGCTGCCTCCTCAAAGTGCTGGTCAGCATCCCGATAGGATGTTTCAGCTTGCGTTACCTGTCCGCGCTGGTGAGCAATCGCGCCTAACCCCAGCATGGCCGCTGCCTCGCCAAGTGTATATTCCATGTCCTGGGCGATCTGGCGCGCTTCGCTGAAGGTGTCGCGGGCGCGATCAAGCTGAGTGCGGCGGCGCAGCGCCTCGGCTAATCCAAGAGTTGCTTCGGCCAGGCCGGGGCGGTATTTGACGGCTTTATAGGTGCGCGTGGCGCGCTCGAAAACGGCTTGCGCCTGATAGAGCTGTCCACGTCGCATGTGGACTTCGCCAAGGATGCGGTTGCTATCGGCTTCACCCTGGCCGCTGCGGGCAGTGCGATAGATTTCAGCGGCGCGCTCTGCGCTTGCCAGCGCCTGGTCAGGTCGTCCCCGCTCCATCGAAAGGGCGGCCAGCCCCAAAAACACATCGGCGCTGCCAAGCGCATATTCAAGCTCACTGGCGCTTTGCGCGGCCTGGCTGAAAAGCTGCGCGGCCTCATCCAATTGCCCAGCCTGGAGGTAACAGCGCGCCAGGCCCAGCCGGGTGTCAACTGTGCCAAAGCTATCTTGCCCCCGCTCGGAAATTTCCAGCGCCTCCTGATAGCGCGCGCTGGCCTCATCGAAATGGCGCTGCTGCCGCAGCATATCGCCTTCGCCGCGCAGCGCGTCTGCCCGCCCCAATTGGTCATTGATCTGCTGGTAGGTGCGTCCAGCGTCGCCATAATAGCTCCTGGCTTGCTTGAGATGCCCGCGCCCGCGTTCAATATGTCCAAGCGCGAGGAGCGCGCTGGCCTGGCCTGTCGGCTGACTCTGCTGCTCGAAAAGGCGCGCGGCGCGCTCGTAGCAGCCGCGTGCCCGGTCGTTTTGGCTGCGCAGGCGTTCAATATGTCCCAAGGCCAGCGTGGCATTTGCCTCCAGAGTCGGCTGGCGCGCCTCCTGGGCAAAACGAATGGCTCGTTCATAACTGGAAGCCGCCTGATCGAATGCCCCGTTCTGCCGCTGCGCCTCCCCCATTACAGTACGGCATTCGGCCAGCCTGGCAATATCGTTGAGCTGGCGGAAGAGTGTTTCTGCCTGGA comes from Ktedonobacterales bacterium and encodes:
- a CDS encoding tetratricopeptide repeat protein encodes the protein MIEDKTRAEAERYLQRGISASSEGRIDAAMEALLQAETLFRQLNDIARLAECRTVMGEAQRQNGAFDQAASSYERAIRFAQEARQPTLEANATLALGHIERLRSQNDRARGCYERAARLFEQQSQPTGQASALLALGHIERGRGHLKQARSYYGDAGRTYQQINDQLGRADALRGEGDMLRQQRHFDEASARYQEALEISERGQDSFGTVDTRLGLARCYLQAGQLDEAAQLFSQAAQSASELEYALGSADVFLGLAALSMERGRPDQALASAERAAEIYRTARSGQGEADSNRILGEVHMRRGQLYQAQAVFERATRTYKAVKYRPGLAEATLGLAEALRRRTQLDRARDTFSEARQIAQDMEYTLGEAAAMLGLGAIAHQRGQVTQAETSYRDADQHFEEAAYLLGQAEAQLGLARLEMERAHLDEAAAQANKLVERLASSSGQVSWAQALLLQAEILMSRGRLQEAAAAFTTTRLAAQKVIASAVEAEALLDLAQVELEQDQIEAAAAHYHEAGTVARAAEERISEGLANTGLASVMLRRELWDEALERFQEMLPRFRDVGDADAHGGALIGIGLAQRGLSNYGPALQAFAEAAELYRAAEQPLGEAQALYGHASVLVAQQQVEESTPAFDAAIDRIERTMPHLALADDRAAFLRRWLNLYSDTILSNLRTGRDERARALAESFASRAGAAELAAQLKIFEEHITTKGSNLTKEQQEQNKSLARRISDLRKRLK